Below is a window of Parafrankia irregularis DNA.
AGTACGACGCGGCCTGGCTGGCCGCGGCCCGGCGCAGCTGGCATCCGGTGGCCCGTGGGCAGGACGTCCCGGTGGGCCGGCCGGTCCCGGTCACCCTGCTCGGGTCGGAACTGGTGCTGTGGCGCCGTGCGGACGGGCAGCTCGGCCTGCTGGCGGGGAGCTGCGTGCACCGCGGAACCCGGCTCGCCGACGGCTCGGTCACCGCCGCCGGGGACCTGCGCTGCCCCTACCACGGCTGGGAGTTCCGGGCCGACGGCTCCTGCGCGCTGGTCCCCCAGCTCGGCTCCGACCGGGTGCCGGCCCGGATCCGCCAGCCCGCGGCCCAGGTCGACGAGCACGCCGGCCTGGTCTGGGCCTGCCTGGCCCCGCCCGGCGAGGAGGCGACCGCGAGGCCGACGCTGCCCGAGGCGGACCTCCCCGCCTTCCGCCGGCACATCGGCGCACCGATCCACTGGCGGGCGCAGGCCAGCCGGCACATCGAGAACTTCTGCGACATCGCGCACTTCTCGATCCTGCACACGTCGTCGTTCGGCAACCCCGACGTGCTCGGGGTGGACCGCTACGGCGTGCGGCGCACCGAGACGGGCCAGCTGCTGCTGCACTACGACTACCCAGGGCGCGACTACCTGGCCGGCACCGCCGGCCAGGTCGGGCCCGAGATGCTGATCACCCTGGACTACGAGGTCCAGCTGCCGTTCACGGTCACCCTGCGGGAGATCAACGGCCCGGGCACCCTGGTGTTCACCGCGCTGTGTCCGGTCGACGCCACCAGCTGCGTCGTGTTCTGGCTGTCGGCCCGCACGGACGGGGTGGAGCTGGACGGGCCGCGGGTGGAGCGGGCCGAGACCGAGATCCTGGAGG
It encodes the following:
- a CDS encoding aromatic ring-hydroxylating oxygenase subunit alpha; protein product: MTILSPTPAGTPTPAGGAAPTGGAVLSGGIVLSGGLTEVADGRDPDAGLLTTARREEYDAAWLAAARRSWHPVARGQDVPVGRPVPVTLLGSELVLWRRADGQLGLLAGSCVHRGTRLADGSVTAAGDLRCPYHGWEFRADGSCALVPQLGSDRVPARIRQPAAQVDEHAGLVWACLAPPGEEATARPTLPEADLPAFRRHIGAPIHWRAQASRHIENFCDIAHFSILHTSSFGNPDVLGVDRYGVRRTETGQLLLHYDYPGRDYLAGTAGQVGPEMLITLDYEVQLPFTVTLREINGPGTLVFTALCPVDATSCVVFWLSARTDGVELDGPRVERAETEILEEDRLIVERQRPARMPLARGGEAHLRFDRFSVAYRESLAALGYPDLPPTH